In Panicum virgatum strain AP13 chromosome 5K, P.virgatum_v5, whole genome shotgun sequence, the genomic window gctgagatggtttggacatgtccaacgaaggcctcctgaggcgccggtgcgtaatgggatccttgagctagtcgataatgtaaagaggggtagaggtagacctaaactgacgtgggatgagtcggttaagagagaccttaaggattggaacatctctaaagagatagctttggataggagcgtttggagactagctatcaatgtgcctgaaccttgaacttatttctttcgggtttcatctctagcctaccccaacttgcttgggaaaaaaggctatgttgttgttgttgttgtggagACTTGGTGCAAGCTTACTTGCTCCTATTCCTATACCATAGCTGCTTGAAATATTCGTAGCATTTTTTACTTGGAGAAAATGTGGCCTTTTAGAATGCCAGCAGAACTGTTGATGCTTAATGTCACTTTTGATTTTTGTCCACAAAGCACAATCCTTTCTTGCTCCGAGCAATTCGATGGCAGGCTCTTGATTTTTTTGCTTCATTTCAGGCTGGCAGAACATTAAGTGCTCGGAAATGGCATGCTGCATTTAGTCCCGATGGCTGTCTGGATATTGCCTCAGTCCTAAGCCGGATACAAAGAGGAGTAAGATTTCTTATTTTTTGGAGTTATTGTTTCTCAGTTTCATATATGCTCCTTGTCCTACAGATGTCGAATTACATTCTTTCAGTAATGTTTACACCAATCAATATGATCTATCTTCTTTTAGGGTGTGCATCCAACAGTCAGGGGGGAGGTTTGGGAATTCTTACTTGGCTGTTTCGATCCCAGAAGTACCTTTGATGAGAGGGAAGAGATCAGGCAAATACGCAGGTATTTACTTCCTTAGAAGAATATGTGGGCCATTTCTTGTTTGATaagcctttttttcttttgttctcCTTAAGAAATTTGTAAGTACTTGCCACATTAGAGTTAAAGAGTGACAGTAATGCCTGTCAATCACCTATTAAACAGTTGCCTTTTCCAACTATTTATTCCATATTTGACCATCATTTTTATTATTCCTTCCCAAGTAAAGTTAATGTGATCCCTATGGTATATGCAAAGAAATAATTTTTGGTGTCAATAGTAGTATTTCAGGTTTTCTTACCCCTTTTGGGATGGCAAGCTTCAGTTTTTACTTAGTAATAATTGTTCTTCAACAGTTCCCTTCTATTGTCCTAGCATTGCAGAAATGCAGACCCTTTCCTCAATATCTCTAAAATAGTTTTTCttacaatttttatttttaggaATAGAGAACCATCAATAAAACATGATGTTCACTCAGCCTGAAATTTTCCTTTACAAATCACACAGGTTACAGTATGCCAGGTGGAAGGAAGACTGTCGAGAGATGGATTCTCATGTTGGTAGCGGTAAAATTATCACAGCACCACTTATCACTGAGGATGGCAGACCTATTAAGGATCCTCTGGTTTTACTTGAGGCTACTGCCGACAAGAACGATTCAGAAGGTGCTCCAGCTACCAGCAGAAATAATGGAATTGAAATAGATGAAACTGCAGAACGCATTACAGATAAGCAAATTATTGAGTGGAAGTTGACATTACATCAAATCGGTATGCTttaacctttctttctttttctttacttcCTTGGACTTCTTTCTCCCTATTTTTGTTGACCTTTGAAAATCAATATAGGGCTTGATGTGTTACGCACTGATCGCACCATGGTATTCTATGAGAACAAAGAGAACCTTTCCAAATTATGGGATATTCTAGCTGTGTATGCATGGATTGACAAGGATGTCGGTTACTGTCAAGGTTAGCTACATCTGACATGCAGAGGAAACTCATTTAGACTCCAAATAAGGTTACAGGTGTACTAACATTTATACCTCAAACAGGAATGAGTGATTTATGCTCACCAATGATAGTGCTACTCAATGATGAAGCAGATGCATTTTGGTGCTTTGAGAAATTGATGCGTAGATTGGTACGTCTTTCTTCTTGTAAATATTCTTGTGAAACTTTCTTTCATCTTTAACATCATTCTAATTACTCTTATGTTTGAAATTTAAAGCGCGGAAATTTCAAATGCACGGATGGCTATGGTCAAATATATACAAAGGATCCTCAAATTTATATTCACACGAAACAGGATATTCTTATGTTCCATTTATATGCCAATAAAATTGAGGTGCAGGTCTTAGTGACACTTGGCTGCAAAAACTCTATGTTTTGAATTCACTAATATAAAATATATCAACTATCATAAGTTTGTTGCAAAATGAACTGCATTAATAATTATTCTAAAATTGACTGTGATGAGAACAAATAGAATGACCAATAACTCTCAGAAGACTGCATGTGGTTGTTTCAACAATAAGCTTCAGCAGTTCAGCTAGCTCTAAAATAGCCCATAGAAACATAATCTAAGTAGGACAACTATACCCAAAACTATGTATCCAAAAtacaagaaaaagaaacaaactTATACTGAACCAAGCATGCACGATTGGTTACAGCAAGAACGATATGCTAGCAGCTGGATGGTGTTGCTGCCTAGGTTGGTTTCAAACAAAATTAAAAGAGTAGCTGGTGCCTAGATGCCCCCACAAAGGCAAGTATCATGGAAAGATTTACTACCAGCAAAAATCTAAAAAGGAGGCTCATTCACTCGGATTGAGATGCTTAATATTGACAGAGTACTAGCTCATCTTCAGCTCAGCGGTGAAAATTAACTACAAATTGCACATGTCAAACAACCTAAGGAAAATGTTCCTTTAGGTAAGGGGATATCTCGATTGCTAAAGTTTGTGAACTGTCTCAAACTCCATGTGAGTGATAATAACTCCTCTACATGAAATTGACAATTAAATACTTTCAATAAATGTGTTTCTTTGTGAGTTCGTCTGAATTAACTATAAGCTTAGGTTCCACAACACAAATTTACAGAACAAAACCAGAAAGTTGAACTTCAGGAACCTTAAAATCAAATGGATATACTTTAAATTTACAGCTAGGCTCCAGATAGTAATTGGAATATACAAAAATCCTAGGCAGTCCCAGAGAACGAAGATGCAAACAAGTTAAACAATTGAACATCAGCATTCAAGCTGAGACTCGTCTCCACCAAAATTGCCTTTACCAGCACAGGTAACTTGCTAAACCTAGAAATATACTGTGCCAGGACAACACCTCCTAACCCAAAACACACAAGCAAGAGAACAGCAGAGGGATCCGGGAGGCACTCACATCGACGATGGCGCCCgccgcctcggtgagcaccggcGAGATGTCCAGCACATCGCGCCTGGGCAACAGAATAAAAGCGCACAGAGCCGCATAAATCTCAGTAGCACCGAAGCATCCGCCAAACTAGAGGTAAAGGAATGGGGAAAAAGCAAGGACTGCGACAGGGCCCCAGGGCGATTACAGATGGAGATTACGGGGCGCCTCCTGCGGGAGCGAGTCGGGCGGGAGGTAGTCCTCCTGGGAACCAGACtcgcccggcccggctcggcccGGCCCATTTAGGGTGCATAAAGCGAGGTGCGGTTTTGGCTACCTCCTGGTAACCCTACACTCTCGTTCTTTGCGCttccctcaccgccgccgccgccgccgccgcgccctcgcagCAGCTagccgccatggcgccgccggccagcaccgACGAGCCCGCGCGCCACAGGAAGGCCAAGAAATCCAAGCTCGATAAGGAAgagaagaagcagaagaagaGGAGCCAGGAGCGCCCCGCCACCGAGGACGCCCCTGcccccgacgccgccgagcGCAAGAAGCGGAAGCACAAGGAGGGGCGCGAGGAGAAGCGGGACGGCAAGAAGTCCAAGAAGGAGGGGAAGCACGAGGGGAAGGCTGCGGAAGCGGAGGCTGCCGATGCGGGGAGGGACGAGAAGATGAGGCGGGCGATGGAGGACGAGcggttcgcggcggcgcggacggacCCGCGGTTCCGGCGGATGCGGAGGAAGGAGGCCAAGGTGGCGCTGGACTCGAGGTTCAGCAGCATGATGACGGACCCAAGGTTCGCCTCGACGGCCGCGCCCGTGGACAAGCGCGGGAGGCGCCGCAGGAAGCGCGAGAACCCCTTGCTGAATTACTATCTCaaccaagaggaggaggaggaggaggaggtgaggaaagagaaggggaagaaggagaaagcGAAGCTTgttgaagaagaggaggaggaagaagaggaagacgaAGTGGAGGatcaggaggaagaggagagctCTAGTAGCGATGATGACGAGGATGAGGacatggacgacgacgaggtgaTGCTTTGCTTCCAGTCCTTTGATGATCTAGCTTACATTAAGCTTCATTTCCTCTATTTGAGGTTGGGATTTAGTTCCCTTATTAATATTTGCAGCTTTCTTCCATTTTCTGTCGTCCTATGTTAGTGACCGGTCTATGCTACTAGGAAGGCAGGCGCGCTAACGCCGCGCCCGTAGAGCGGTCGCGCATGCCAGTGTATGTATTTTGTTGCACTGATCATGCACAATCATTTTTAAAGGTTCCAACCAACAAAATGGTTTGGAGGCATGGAGGAGCAACATCATCATACAACACAATATTTATTTATCTTGACAAAGAACACAAATTGTCATCTATCACAAAGAAGGGCTTGGTGCTGTTGATCCTAACCTCCCTGTTTGAAAGCTTACCTTCGACTACAAATCTGCAATTCTGCAAAATAGCTCAATTCATGACCAAAGCCAGTCTATAGAAGCACTTCAAATGCTTCAACCATACCAAACTTGTTACCATATTCATGAGATCTGTATTACCCCTACTGGTGATCGCCCATGTCCATGTGGTTCCATTTGTCTTGTACAGTTGCACATAAGTTTTAAACAAACGAAAATATGATATCAAGATATTAGTTTTGAGAAAGAGGTGCAGATTAGGGGAAGGTATGAACTGAATACATAAATTTGGCAGCTAAAAGAGCAAATGGGTACCTGACCTTATGTCTGTTGAGCTTTGTGTGGCTAAAAGACCAAATGGGCACATGGTCTTATATGTCTACTGTGCTTAACTGATGTGttgctcaaaaagaaaaattattgtGCTTGATGTCGCCACAGAATTCAAAGAGGCAGTGTGCCCTACTCTAAGTTCCTACAATTGCATCACTCCACCAATCAAGAATCATGGTCCCCCACAAACACAAATATTTCAGATCAAAACTTGTGCTTTCCAATTTCCCTAAATTGAATAGTATTTGATAACTTGAGCAGCTTCttctttcaaaaacaaaaatagatGTCACTTAGGGAGTTAGGATCAAGGTTTTTATACTTTTAACAACCTGAAATCCTAATTGGACAAAAAATTTACCAGGATGAAAGATCCTGGCATGCCACTATTCATTAAAATCGAAGGAGGTAGTATGGTAAAAGCAAGAAATATATGTTTTGAGCCCCAGCTAATCAGATTCTTGGACGGAAATCTTAGCCAAACGGAGAACGAATTACAGCttgatatcttcaaggagtaaCATAAATTTGCAAACTGATCTTGTACATTTTCAAATGCCTGCCAACTGGACACGATAAGAAATGCTAAAGGTATCACAGAGTCCATAGACAACTTGAAATTCTGCATAGGCACTCAGATTAGTGTTGCTGCTTGGTAAAGAACTCCAGATAATGAATGCAAGAATATAAATCATGTACCTCTAGCTTAGTTTGGTAACGCGCATGAGCGAATCTGCAAAATAGAACATACTTTGTGTAAAATtcgaagaaaaccaagaatGATAACTGAATCGCAGCTTTTACGAAAACAGTTTGGTCTATTACTGAGTAGAACTGAATGAGTAAGCTAATTATTTAATTGATTGAATAATCTAACAGCTAGAATTCCGAATCAGCAAAAAAAATCTTACCAAGACAACAGATCTAGGCGTAGGTGATTATTCAGTGAAACTAAAGGAAGTAGCATGTTAGAAGAGAGAAAATATAAATTCTAGAATTGGATCCTTTCCTCGCCACATTGCACCAAAGGTCACACTTAATTTGTGCTGAGCCCCATCTAACCAGTTCATGGCTAGAGGTTTTAGccttgaaagaaaaaaataaaatacagCTTGAGATATTTAGGGATTAGAGTTGCaaactgaatttatgcattttcAGATGTCCTTGTAACTGGGCATAATAAGAAAATTCAAAGCTATTACAAAGTTCATGATCAGTTTTAATTTCTATATAGTTGTTCAGATTTAGTATCACTGCTTGGCAAACAAATCCAAAGCAGGAATGTAAGATTATAGATCATATACCTCTAGCTTAGTTTGCCAACCCATGAGCAAATCTGCAAAATAGAACACAAAGATTTTGTGTAAAATTTGAAGGCAACCAAGAAGACATATTGAACTGCAGCTTTTACCAAAATGGCTTGCTCTATTGTGGAACAGAGCTGGATGACTGAGCTGCTGGTTACTGATATTTAATAATTTAACAGATTGTGAGAATTCCAGGCAACCTTCTTACATCGTGGCAATTTTTGCAATGTTTTTTTATTAAAGGGTGAGAACAATATTTAAAATACTCTAAACTGCTGCAAACATATCTTGAGATTTGAAGAAAGGCAATGCTATTTAAGAACCCCTTCTGCCAATTTGGTGATGAAAGGAGAAAAATAAATTACATGCTCACTTGAAGTGAAgcagcacaaaaaaaaaactgccaaTGAATTTGGGAATCTGATGAAGGAAGGGAAAATCCTGCTGCatgtttattattttatttctatGACCTTGATAGTTCCATTGTCTAAAAAGTTTGTGATATTTGTAATGTTCTATACACCTACCTTGTCTACAAGAGCAAAACTTGCTATGCATTGGCTATGCTACAACTTGTTTGCTTTATGGCTAATTCttgtttttcaaaattttcttcaGCTCTCTGTTGGCAGTGAcattgctcattacctcatggGAAGGCATGATGATACACCTATGATTGACAAGGAAACTCACAGGCTTGCTGTTGTTAATATGGATTGGGATCATATCAAGGTGTGTGCGAATGCAATAATATTTGATCTTGAGAAGTGAGCTTCTGTGCCTAAACAAAAGTCAGCTATGCTCAAGTGCTTTATTTTTAACAAAATGCATTTTGACTCCAAATGATAAAAGCCATGTatcttataaaaataaaattttgaggattaaaagtaaattgcatgatGATGTTGAATTACTGAGTTCCTTGACCTGTTGGCTGATCAATTATTGCTTCTATGCACATGAAAGCAAACCCACTGCAAGTGCTACCATTTTCCAGTGTCTTAGATTCGATTACAGATAATCAACAGAACTTCCTTAACAAATTTTGATGCTGGGCACTATTTTGTGTGGTTCTATGTAAATAAAATCAAACGTAGGATCAGGATAGAGATAATCACACTGGTTTTATCTACTGGCTGCGTAGAATGCTAATTGAGACTATGAGATACTGAATCGTAAATTTGTAACTTTGAAAGATTAATACTAAGTCCAGTTCTAATTTAACGAAAATCATCTTTTGCTAAAACCGAAGACCTAAACTGCCCCCTAGCATTTATGTTGTAATTTTCTAAGCGTTTTGTTCCTAGCAATTTTTCGCTggtaaatttgaattcaatgaGCAATAACTATTGTCTTTTTTTTCATCCCTATTTCAACAGGCAGTTGACCTTTATATGGTGATGACTTCTTGCCTCCCAAAAGGTGGGCGAGTTTTATCAGTGTCAATCTATCCTTCAGAATTTGGACTGAAGTGCATGGAAATTGAGTCAACACAGGGCCCAGCTGCTCTTGTCAATGCCAATGTTGATGATAATAAAGACAGTGATGATAATGAagatgacaaggatgatgacAAAGTTAACagtgatgatgacgatgacgaagacaacactgatgatgatgatgaggaagtTGACTCCGACAAAGAGAACAACAAGCTACGTGCTTACGAGCTTAACAGACTGAAGTAAGTATCGAAGTGGAGATATTCTTTTGCTGatatatttttgttatttttctgTTTTGGGGCATGAAGTAGCAATGATACAAAGTTGACGTCTCCAAACTGATAACTACAAAAGCACATAGTAGCTTAGTTATATTGGAgtgtccttttttttgtttgctcCATATTAAAATGTTAATCACCAAGGGTTGCTTTTTTGCTCTCTCATTCCTTTATATGTCCTGCTGCAGGTATTACTATGCAGTTGTGGTGTGTGATTCTAGTGCAACAGCAAATCATCTGTACATGACTCTTGATGGTACTGAGTTCTTGAAAACAGCAAATGTGTTTGATTTGCAGTTTATTCCTGACTCTAGGGAGTTCAAACATCCTGCTAGGGACGTTGCTACAGAGGTACCTTTCTTTTGTAGATTTGTATCCAGATTCCAGGACCAATTTACTTATAGCGTTATTGATTTGCAGTGACAAGATTATTGGAATTACATATTGCCATGTGCTCTTTTTTACCCCCCAGAAAGTGACTGATCCTtatatttcccttttccattgCTTTTCTTGTTTTATGGTTTCTACAAATGTtatatttcccttttccattgCTTTTCTTATTTTATGGTGTCTACAAATGTATGAGTTGCTTCGAAGTGTTAAATGAAGCTTTTGATTTGTAACTAACTTGAATAATTTCAGGCATCTCCGAGTTACAAGGAACCTGATTTCGAGACTCGTGCTTTGCAACATAGCAGAGTTAAGCTCACCTGGGATGATGATGAGCCGGAACGTAAGAAAGTCTTGAGGCGAAAGTTCACTGATGATCAGGTTAAGTCTTATTTTTTCACTGTTCCTATATATCTTTGTAATTATCTCTTTGCTGTTCTCTTATAGCATCTATTGTGACTTATATCTTTCTGATGCAGCTAGATGAGCTTAACATGTATTTAGCAAGTGATGACAGTGCATCAGATGAGGATGGTGTAGACAGTTCTGATGATGAGTCTCTACCAAATGGGGGATCCAAACGGAAGCTGACAAAAGAGGAGAGGTTGGCTATTCTACTGCAAGGAGACAAATCTGATGAGGAGCAAACTGATGACCAGGATATGGAGATTACATTCAATACGGAGCTTGAGGATCTCAGTAAACGTATTTTAGAGAGAAAGAGCAATGAGGAAAAGACCGTCTGGGAGAAGCACCAAGAGAAAatgaaagagaaaaggaaagctAGGAAGAGGGGACTAGATGACAATGATGACCACAGCAGCGAAGATGAGCCTGATGAGGATGATGATTTCTTCGCAAATGAACAATCTGATGAAGAACCCAAGCCAAGCAAAAGCAAGAAACACAAGTCAAAGGCAAAAGATAAAGgaaagaggaaaggaaaggatgGT contains:
- the LOC120706536 gene encoding rab GTPase-activating protein 22-like is translated as MMKWGLSSGTPADSYYEVRSDCTDDVPKSKFKIKAGRTLSARKWHAAFSPDGCLDIASVLSRIQRGGVHPTVRGEVWEFLLGCFDPRSTFDEREEIRQIRRLQYARWKEDCREMDSHVGSGKIITAPLITEDGRPIKDPLVLLEATADKNDSEGAPATSRNNGIEIDETAERITDKQIIEWKLTLHQIGLDVLRTDRTMVFYENKENLSKLWDILAVYAWIDKDVGYCQGMSDLCSPMIVLLNDEADAFWCFEKLMRRLRGNFKCTDGYGQIYTKDPQIYIHTKQDILMFHLYANKIEVQVLVTLGCKNSMF
- the LOC120706535 gene encoding pre-rRNA-processing protein ESF1-like encodes the protein MAPPASTDEPARHRKAKKSKLDKEEKKQKKRSQERPATEDAPAPDAAERKKRKHKEGREEKRDGKKSKKEGKHEGKAAEAEAADAGRDEKMRRAMEDERFAAARTDPRFRRMRRKEAKVALDSRFSSMMTDPRFASTAAPVDKRGRRRRKRENPLLNYYLNQEEEEEEEVRKEKGKKEKAKLVEEEEEEEEEDEVEDQEEEESSSSDDDEDEDMDDDELSVGSDIAHYLMGRHDDTPMIDKETHRLAVVNMDWDHIKAVDLYMVMTSCLPKGGRVLSVSIYPSEFGLKCMEIESTQGPAALVNANVDDNKDSDDNEDDKDDDKVNSDDDDDEDNTDDDDEEVDSDKENNKLRAYELNRLKYYYAVVVCDSSATANHLYMTLDGTEFLKTANVFDLQFIPDSREFKHPARDVATEASPSYKEPDFETRALQHSRVKLTWDDDEPERKKVLRRKFTDDQLDELNMYLASDDSASDEDGVDSSDDESLPNGGSKRKLTKEERLAILLQGDKSDEEQTDDQDMEITFNTELEDLSKRILERKSNEEKTVWEKHQEKMKEKRKARKRGLDDNDDHSSEDEPDEDDDFFANEQSDEEPKPSKSKKHKSKAKDKGKRKGKDGHTEEHLEREATREELELLVAGDQDTASGAKGYNLKRKKGKKGKEEPAEDKLPDIDLSKDDRFSAMFTSHLFALDPTDPQYKRSAAFMQKQTGKPGANASKAEGSSLGGTLPPDDAAAKNNDDQKPDGASTEKLQILSAVKSLKRNLGAFKSASTGGR